The following proteins are encoded in a genomic region of Periophthalmus magnuspinnatus isolate fPerMag1 chromosome 10, fPerMag1.2.pri, whole genome shotgun sequence:
- the LOC129456625 gene encoding protocadherin alpha-3-like, translating into MKQPFVVGKCSWITLCSALMLFFGQCALAQIRYSVPEEVKDGTVVGNVAKDLGLDVASLNERRFRVVSETKDAIFAVNADSGALYVHGRIDREQLCQGSGTCLMELKVLVENPLEVHYVVVEITDVNDHAPRFPKTNQTFEIGEHTLPGKRFQLHSAYDPDAGLNSIRTYTLSANDHFDINIRETDGEKIPFLVLKKALDREVDSHHFFVVTAVDGGKPKKSGTLNVSIIVLDSNDNRPVFSQDVFEITVKENVPVGTLIFRLNAVDVDEGTNGEINYRFMTTVKQDIHDIFDLDISTGEIKVKKALDYEIRETYGLEIEASDNGAPPSTGECRVNIKIIDVNDNSPEIDVTSLSNTVSEDSKPGTVVSLIRVKDKDSGVNGKIIAHITNNVPFELKPSYKENTYSVVTKDFLDREEVSNYDITIKATDCGEPPLSTTKTLSIQILDVNDNSPQFEQNPLYFYIVENNVSGTSLFCVTASDKDKNENADISYSIARTGQEKDVALFLNVNAENGQITALKSFDFETLKSFQFQVVASDSGTPSLSSNVTVHVFILDQNDNAPVILYPVSSNGSAEGVEEIPRNVNAGHLVTKVRAYDADIGYNGWLLFSLQQVTDHSLFGLDRYTGQIRTLRSLTETDEAEHKLVILVKDNGNVSLSATATVLVKVVEPREAFAASDVKSSTKDSEDTNVTFYLMITLASVSALFIISIIVLIAMQCSKSSTDYTSKYLQDTNYDGTLCHSIQYRSGDKRYMLVGPRMSVGSTIVPGSQANTLVLPDRRRPSEEVRE; encoded by the coding sequence ATGAAGCAGCCTTTTGTAGTGGGGAAATGCTCGTGGATCACTTTATGCTCAGCCCTTATGCTGTTTTTTGGACAGTGCGCTTTGGCTCAGATCAGATACTCTGTTCCGGAGGAGGTCAAAGACGGGACTGTGGTTGGAAATGTCGCAAAGGATCTTGGTCTTGATGTTGCCTCTTTGAATGAGAGACGATTCCGTGTTGTTTCTGAAACAAAGGACGCTATTTTTGCTGTAAACGCCGATAGTGGCGCTTTGTACGTCCACGGCCGCATTGACAGAGAGCAGCTGTGTCAGGGCAGCGGTACGTGTCTGATGGAGCTGAAGGTTCTGGTGGAAAACCCTTTGGAAGTTCACTATGTGGTTGTAGAAATCACTGATGTCAATGACCACGCGCCAAGATTTcctaaaacaaaccaaacatttgaaattggagAGCACACTTTGCCGGGTAAAAGATTTCAGCTACATTCCGCTTATGATCCAGATGCAGGACTAAATTCCATCCGCACCTACACTTTGTCTGCAAATGATCATTTTGACATTAATATTCGTGAAACTGATGGTGAGAAAATTCCATTCTTGGTTTTAAAAAAAGCTCTAGACAGGGAAGTAGATAGTCATCACTTTTTTGTAGTGACAGCAGTTGATGGAGGCAAACCTAAAAAATCAGGGACACTAAATGTTTCAATAATTGTTCTCGACAGTAATGACAACAGGCCAGTTTTCAGCCAAGATGTATTTGAAATTACAGTAAAGGAAAATGTTCCAGTTGGAACTTTAATATTTCGACTTAATGCTGTTGATGTGGATGAAGGTACCAACGGGGAAATTAACTATAGATTTATGACAACAGTAAAGCAAGATATACATGATATATTTGATCTAGACATATCAACAGgggaaataaaagtgaaaaaagcaTTAGATTATGAGATCAGGGAAACCTACGGACTTGAAATCGAAGCGTCAGATAATGGTGCCCCTCCGTCAACTGGTGAATGTAGagttaatataaaaatcatagaCGTAAACGATAATTCACCTGAAATAGACGTGACTTCTCTGTCAAACACAGTGTCTGAAGACTCCAAACCAGGGACAGTAGTTTCTCTCATTCGCGTCAAAGACAAAGACTCTGGCGTCAATGGTAAAATCATCGCGCACATAACAAACAACGTGCCTTTTGAGCTAAAACCCTCGTATAAAGAAAACACATATTCAGTTGTCACTAAGGATTTCCTGGACAGGGAGGAGGtgtcaaattatgacataacaaTAAAAGCCACTGACTGTGGAGAGCCTCCTTTATCCACCACTAAAACTCTGAGTATTCAGATATTAGATGTAAACGACAACAGTCCACAGTTTGAACAAAACCCTCTGTACTTTTATATTGTAGAAAATAACGTGTCAGGGACGTCACTGTTCTGTGTAACTGCATCAGACAAAGATAAGAATGAAAACGCAGATATTTCCTACAGCATTGCGCGCACAGGACAGGAGAAGGACGTGGCGCTCTTTTTAAACGTGAACGCGGAAAATGGTCAAATCACTGCGCTGaaaagctttgactttgagacatTAAAGTCGTTCCAGTTTCAAGTGGTGGCCTCAGACTCTGGGACTCCGTCACTGAGCAGCAACGTGACAGTGCACGTGTTCATTCTGGATCAGAACGACAACGCTCCAGTCATTCTGTATCCAGTCAGCTCTAACGGTTCTGCTGAAGGAGTGGAGGAGATCCCCCGCAATGTGAACGCGGGACACTTGGTGACTAAAGTCAGGGCCTATGACGCTGATATCGGATATAACGGCTGGCTGCTGTTTTCACTGCAGCAAGTGACTGACCACAGTCTGTTTGGGTTGGACCGCTACACAGGACAGATCAGGACACTTCGCTCATTGACAGAGACAGACGAGGCCGAGCACAAACTCGTCATACTGGTCAAAGACAATGGCAACGTGTCCCTGTCAGCTACAGCTACTGTGCTTGTCAAAGTGGTGGAGCCCAGAGAGGCTTTTGCAGCTTCTGATGTTAAGAGCTCCACTAAAGACTCTGAGGAcactaatgtgactttttacctcATGATAACTCTGGCCTCGGTCTCAGCTCTGTTCATTATCAGTATCATTGTGCTGATTGCAATGCAGTGCTCCAAGTCGAGCACTGACTACACGTCCAAGTACTTACAGGACACAAACTATGACGGGACTCTGTGCCACAGCATCCAGTACAGATCTGGAGACAAGCGCTACATGTTAGTTGGACCCAGAATGAGCGTAGGATCCACTATAGTCCCAGGGAGTCAAGCCAACACACTGGTGCTGCCtgacaggaggaggccctctgaGGAGGTAAGAGAATAA
- the LOC129456592 gene encoding protocadherin alpha-8-like, translating into MQEMKKPFLLGICSWITLCSTLLLFFGQCAMAQIRYSVPEEVRDKTVVGNVAKDLGLDVASLGERRFRISETKDAIFAVNADNGALCVHGRIDREQLCQGSGTCLMELKVLVENPLEVHYVVVEITDVNDHAPAFLEKDQLYEIAEHTLPGTRFPLHSAHDPDAGINSIRTYILSANEHFDINIRESDGEKTPILVLKKSLDRENKNEHFLVVTAIDGGKPQKSGTLNVTIVVLDSNDNKPVFGQEVYQISISENVEVGTVVYKINATDLDESKNGEVEYRLRKTLHRKIYDVFELDKATGEIRVKGKLDYEDGDVFKLDIEASDKGTPPLTGECRVVIKIIDNNDNSPEIDVTSLSNTVSEDSKPGTVVSLISVTDKDSGVNGKIIAHITNNVPFELKPSYKENTYSVVTKDFLDREEVSNYDITIKATDCGEPPLSTTKTLSIQILDVNDNSPQFGQNPLYFYIVENNVSGTSLFCVTASDKDKNENADISYSIARTGQEKDVALFLNVNAENGQITALKSFDFETLKSFQFQVVASDSGTPSLSSNVTVHVFILDQNDNAPVILYPVSSNGSAEGVEEIPRNVNAGHLVTKVRAYDADIGYNGWLLFSLQQVTDHSLFGLDRYTGQIRTLRSLTETDEAEHKLVILVKDNGNVSLSATATVLVKVVEPREAFAASDVKSSTKDSEDTNVTFYLMITLASVSALFIISIIVLIAMQCSKSSTDYTSKYLQDTNYDGTLCHSIQYRSGDKRYMLVGPRMSVGSTIVPGSQANTLVLPDRRRPSEEVRFRMAVED; encoded by the coding sequence ATGCAGGAGATGAAAAAGCCATTTCTACTTGGAATCTGCTCGTGGATCACTTTGTGCTCGACTCTACTGCTGTTTTTTGGACAGTGCGCTATGGCTCAGATCAGATACTCTGTTCCGGAGGAGGTGAGGGACAAAACTGTGGTTGGAAATGTTGCAAAGGATCTTGGTCTTGATGTTGCCTCTTTGGGTGAGAGACGGTTCCGTATTTCTGAAACAAAGGACGCTATTTTTGCTGTAAACGCTGATAATGGCGCTTTGTGCGTCCACGGCCGCATTGACAGAGAGCAGCTGTGTCAGGGCAGCGGTACGTGTCTGATGGAGCTGAAGGTTCTGGTGGAAAACCCTTTGGAAGTTCACTATGTGGTTGTCGAAATCACTGATGTAAACGACCACGCACCGGCCTTCCTCGAAAAGGATCAGTTGTATGAAATCGCAGAGCACACTTTACCCGGAACACGATTTCCTCTACACTCTGCGCACGACCCAGACGCAGGAATTAATTCCATTCGCACTTATATTTTGTCTGCAAAtgaacattttgacattaataTTCGAGAAAGTGATGGCGAGAAAACTCCTATTTTAGTTCTAAAGAAATCTCTGgacagagaaaacaaaaatgaacactTTCTCGTTGTGACTGCGATCGATGGAGGTAAACCTCAAAAATCAGGGACCTTAAATGTTACTATTGTTGTTTTAGACAGCAACGATAATAAACCAGTGTTTGGTCAAGAGGTGTATCAAATTTCCATAAGTGAAAATGTTGAAGTAGGGACAGTTGTCTATAAAATTAATGCTACTGATCTGGACGAATCTAAAAATGGTGAAGTGGAATATAGATTAAGAAAAACATTGCACCGAAAAATTTATGACGTTTTTGAATTGGACAAAGCAACAGGAGAAATTCGTGTAAAGGGAAAACTTGACTACGAAGACGGGGATGTGTTTAAATTAGACATAGAGGCTTCAGACAAAGGCACACCCCCACTCACAGGCGAATGTAGAGTTGTAATTAAAATAATTGACAATAATGATAATTCACCTGAAATAGACGTGACTTCTCTGTCAAACACAGTGTCTGAAGACTCCAAACCAGGGACAGTAGTTTCTCTCATTAGTGTAACAGACAAAGACTCAGGCGTCAATGGTAAAATCATCGCGCACATAACAAACAACGTGCCTTTTGAGCTAAAACCCTCGTATAAAGAAAACACATATTCAGTTGTCACTAAGGATTTCCTGGACAGGGAGGAGGtgtcaaattatgacataacaaTAAAAGCCACTGACTGTGGAGAGCCTCCTTTATCCACCACTAAAACTCTGAGTATTCAGATATTAGATGTAAACGACAACAGTCCACAGTTTGGACAAAACCCTCTGTACTTTTATATTGTAGAAAATAACGTGTCAGGGACGTCACTGTTCTGTGTAACTGCATCAGACAAAGATAAGAATGAAAACGCAGATATTTCCTACAGCATTGCGCGCACAGGACAGGAGAAGGACGTGGCGCTCTTTTTAAACGTGAACGCGGAAAATGGTCAAATCACTGCGCTGaaaagctttgactttgagacatTAAAGTCGTTCCAGTTTCAAGTGGTGGCCTCTGACTCTGGGACTCCGTCACTGAGCAGCAACGTGACAGTGCACGTGTTCATTCTGGATCAGAACGACAACGCTCCAGTCATTCTGTATCCAGTCAGCTCTAACGGTTCTGCTGAAGGAGTGGAGGAGATCCCCCGCAATGTGAACGCGGGACACTTGGTGACTAAAGTCAGGGCCTATGACGCTGATATCGGATATAACGGCTGGCTGCTGTTTTCACTGCAGCAAGTGACTGACCACAGTCTGTTTGGGTTGGACCGCTACACAGGACAGATCAGGACACTTCGCTCATTGACAGAGACAGACGAGGCCGAGCACAAACTCGTCATACTGGTCAAAGACAATGGCAACGTGTCCCTGTCAGCTACAGCTACTGTGCTTGTCAAAGTGGTGGAGCCCAGAGAGGCTTTTGCAGCTTCTGATGTGAAGAGCTCCACTAAAGACTCTGAGGAcactaatgtgactttttacctcATGATAACTCTGGCCTCGGTCTCAGCTCTGTTCATTATCAGTATCATTGTGCTGATTGCAATGCAGTGCTCCAAGTCCAGCACTGACTACACGTCCAAGTACTTACAGGACACAAACTATGACGGGACTCTGTGCCACAGCATCCAGTACAGATCTGGAGACAAACGCTACATGTTAGTTGGACCCAGAATGAGCGTAGGATCCACTATAGTCCCAGGGAGTCAAGCCAACACACTGGTGCTGCCtgacaggaggaggccctctgaAGAG
- the LOC117378047 gene encoding protocadherin alpha-3-like, producing MAKRVVQEQWLQPWIICLTILTFRGITAQIRYSVNEEVKKGTELGNVAKDLGLDLGRLVERNLRVVSGTKLDFFRINPEDGRLSVNSRVDREDLCAKTVPCIINLKAVVENPLEMHQLIVEIHDINDNAPRFPDEKYTVEILESAVVGSRFQLEGAHDLDVGINSLHSYKMIHNQYFRLETEEFGEDGKVPFLILQRQLDREDKAQHALQITASDGGKPPKSSTINITIVVSDINDNPPICSKQKYTVTVKEDAPIGTFLLIVNASDADSGANGEIEYSIRSKFRGLSSEPFDLDSKTGRLSVKSKLDFEEKQLYEIKVVAADKGAVPLSTHCNVIVTVQDVNDNPPEIDITSLSGRIAENAPLGTVVALMAVTDRDSGLNGEVTCTIATDLPFDLKQSADGLSYSLVTKDKLDKELIKTYSITISAKDSGNPHLTSSKDIHVNVIDVNDNCPMFSQSPYIFHVFENNEPGSSILSVSATDTDDGENAVVSYSLDTKGQVGSFLNINGESGTISALKSFDFETLKSFQFQVVASDSGTPSLSSNVTVHVFILDQNDNAPVILYPVSSNGSAEGVEEIPRNVNAGHLVTKVRAYDADIGYNGWLLFSLQQVTDHSLFGLDRYTGQIRTLRSLTETDEAEHKLVILVKDNGNVSLSATATVLVKVVEPREAFAASDVKSSTKDSEDTNVTFYLMITLASVSALFIISIIVLIAMQCSKSSTDYTSKYLQDTNYDGTLCHSIQYRSGDKRYMLVGPRMSVGSTIVPGSQANTLVLPDRRRPSEEE from the exons ATGGCGAAAAGGGTCGTCCAAGAACAATGGCTGCAGCCGTGGATTATTTGTTTAACGATTTTGACATTCAGGGGGATTACTGCTCAAATACGTTATTCTGTTAACGAAGAAGTGAAAAAGGGCACTGAGCTTGGAAACGTGGCCAAAGACCTTGGATTAGATCTCGGAAGACTAGTGGAGAGAAATCTTCGCGTGGTCTCAGGAACAAAGCTGGACTTTTTTAGAATAAACCCAGAAGATGGACGTTTGTCAGTGAACAGTCGAGTGGACAGAGAGGACTTGTGCGCAAAAACCGTTCCGTGTATAATTAATCTGAAGGCTGTGGTGGAAAATCCTTTGGAAATGCACCAGTTAATAGTTGAAATACACGATATAAATGACAATGCTCCCAGGTTTCCAGACGAAAAATACACAGTTGAAATACTTGAATCTGCCGTAGTTGGGTCGCGGTTTCAGTTGGAAGGAGCACACGATTTAGATGTAGGCATAAATTCATTACATTCgtacaaaatgatccacaacCAATATTTTCGCCTGGAAACTGAAGAATTTGGGGAGGATGGAAAAGTACCATTTCTCATTTTACAAAGACAGTTAGACAGAGAGGACAAAGCCCAGCATGCGCTTCAGATTACAGCTTCAGATGGAGGCAAACCACCCAAATCAAGCACTATAAACATTACTATTGTTGTATCTGACATAAATGATAACCCGCCAATTTGCAGtaaacagaaatatacagtaacaGTCAAGGAAGATGCGCCTATAGGAACGTTTCTGCTGATAGTAAACGCCTCGGACGCTGACTCGGGGGCAAATGGTGAGATAGAATACTCTATAAGGAGTAAGTTCCGTGGGCTTTCTTCAGAGCCATTTGACTTAGACAGTAAAACTGGAAGGTTGAGTGTTAAGAGTAAGCTTGACTTTGAAGAAAAGCAACTTTATGAGATAAAGGTTGTTGCTGCAGATAAAGGCGCTGTGCCTCTGTCTACGCACTGCAACGTGATCGTAACGGTACAAGACGTGAATGACAACCCACCAGAAATAGACATTACTTCACTCTCTGGTCGCATTGCTGAAAATGCTCCACTGGGCACAGTAGTTGCTCTAATGGCGGTGACCGATCGGGACTCAGGCTTAAACGGTGAAGTTACCTGCACTATTGCCACTGATTTACCGTTTGATTTAAAACAGTCAGCTGATGGCCTCTCATACTCACTGGTAACTAAGGACAAATTGGATAAGGAACTAATAAAAACCTACAGTATTACGATTAGTGCAAAAGATTCAGGAAACCCTCACCTGACATCCTCAAAAGACATACACGTAAATGTAATCGATGTAAATGACAACTGCCCGATGTTTTCTCAAAGTCCCtacatatttcatgtttttgaaaaCAACGAACCAGGATCCTCTATACTCTCAGTGTCTGCAACTGATACCGATGATGGGGAAAACGCTGTAGTTTCATATTCACTAGACACTAAGGGACAAGTGggatcatttttaaacataaacgGAGAAAGTGGCACAATTTCTGCGCTGaaaagctttgactttgagacatTAAAGTCGTTCCAGTTTCAAGTGGTGGCCTCAGACTCTGGGACTCCGTCACTGAGCAGCAACGTGACAGTGCACGTGTTCATTCTGGATCAGAACGACAACGCTCCAGTCATTCTGTATCCAGTCAGCTCTAACGGTTCTGCTGAAGGAGTGGAGGAGATCCCCCGCAATGTGAACGCGGGACACTTGGTGACTAAAGTCAGGGCCTATGATGCTGATATCGGATATAACGGCTGGCTGCTGTTTTCACTGCAGCAAGTGACTGACCACAGTCTGTTTGGGTTGGACCGCTACACAGGACAGATCAGGACACTTCGCTCTTTGACAGAGACAGACGAGGCCGAGCACAAACTCGTCATACTGGTCAAAGACAATGGCAACGTGTCCCTGTCAGCTACAGCTACTGTGCTTGTCAAAGTGGTGGAGCCCAGAGAGGCTTTTGCAGCTTCTGATGTTAAGAGCTCCACTAAAGACTCTGAGGAcactaatgtgactttttacctcATGATAACTCTGGCCTCAGTCTCAGCTCTGTTCATTATCAGTATCATTGTGCTGATTGCAATGCAGTGCTCCAAGTCCAGCACTGACTACACGTCCAAGTACTTACAGGACACAAACTATGACGGGACTCTGTGCCACAGCATCCAGTACAGATCTGGAGACAAGCGCTACATGTTAGTTGGACCCAGAATGAGCGTAGGATCCACTATAGTCCCAGGGAGTCAAGCCAACACACTGGTGCTGCCtgacaggaggaggccctctgaAGAG gagtga